The following are encoded in a window of Anas platyrhynchos isolate ZD024472 breed Pekin duck chromosome 30, IASCAAS_PekinDuck_T2T, whole genome shotgun sequence genomic DNA:
- the LOC139999840 gene encoding olfactory receptor 14J1-like, which translates to MPNISFVSEFLLLAFSDTQELQLLHFALFLGIYLAALLGNGLILTAVACNHRLHTPMYFFLLNLALLDLGCISTTLPKAMANSLWDTRAISYAGCAAQVFPFAFLTGAEFSVLTLMTYDRYIAICKPLHYGTLLGNRACAQMAAAAWGSGVLYALLHTAITFSLSLCQGNAVDQFFCEIPQILKLSCSDAYLREVGALMFSVSFLFGCFVFILFSYVQIFRAVLRMPSEQGRHKAFSTCLPHLAVVSLFVSTAMFAYLKSPSTSSPSLDLVLSLLYSVVPPVVKPLIYSKRNLELKDTVRKLFTFLLLKHQKRDHHLYKTGRISQRNEHLFHF; encoded by the coding sequence atgcccaacatcagctTTGTGAGTGAGTTCCTTCTGCTGGCATTCTCAGATacgcaggagctgcagctcctgcactttgcgctcttcctgggcatctacctggctgccctcctgggcaacggcctcatcctcaccgccgtagcctgcaaccaccgcctccacacccccatgtacttcttcctcctcaacctcgccctcctcgacctgggctgcatctccaccactctccccaaagccatggccaattccctctgggacaccagggccatctcctatgcaggatgtgctgcacaggtctttcccTTTGCCTTCTTGACTGGAGCAGAGTTTTCAGTCCTTACTCTCATGACCTATGatcgctacattgccatctgcaagcccctgcactatgggaccctcctgggcaacagagcttgtgcccagatggcagcagctgcctggggcagtggggttctctatgctctgctgcacactgccattacattttccctgtccctctgccaaggcaatgctgtggaccagttcttctgtgaaatcccccagatcctcaagctctcctgctcagatgcctacctcagggaagttggggcacttatgtttagtgtttcttttttatttggttgttttgttttcattcttttctcctatgtgcagatcttcagggctgtgctgaggatgccctctgagcagggacgacacaaagccttttccacttgtctccctcacctggctgtggtctccctgtttgtcagcactgccatgtttgcctacctcaagtccccctccacctcctccccatcctTGGACCTGGTCTTGTCtcttctgtactcagtggtgcctccagtaGTGaaacccctcatctacagcaagAGGAACCTGGAACTGAAGGATACCGTAAGGAAATTATTTACATTCTTGCTTCTTAAGCATCAGAAACGTGACCATCATCTTTACAAGACAGGCAGGATTTCTCAGAGAAATGaacatctttttcatttttag